The genomic region aaaaaaaagtttaagtatgTTCTCTCTGAGTAAGTGATTTCATATTGCGTAGTAAGTACATATTAGCTGGATCTCAAAGGGGTAAGtactgtttatatgtatgtatgcacctagAAACACGCAAGTACTTACGTTTGTGACTTCAATTGGCCCCTTCAATTCtattgttattgtatttatataaaaaaactcctgtgcatacatatgcacatttaatAGATAACTGCATCGAAAGCAATCAGCGCCATTTAAGCCATTTAGCAACGTTAATGAATGTGAACATTGATCATATAACTaaggaaatattataaaataatagagttatttgtaaattttatattgttttatatCCTCTTTCAATCAAAGACAGCTGACTTTCCCTGACAGCTTTTCACAGTATTTTCGATATTCCCATATCTAGGTGAAGTCTTTAAAGTGTGAAGCCGAAAAAACAGCTCAGAATTTCACCGCCATTCTTAGATGCGACTCACTACTGAGTAAGAAAGAaaagattaaattttatttttccactcgtgagttataatttaaaattttgagagcAGAATTAGCAGGCTGGTATACCCAGATATTTATTGTTTCAGTTGAACTTTCTTCAATGTAAtacattttgtataattttattgtagagaaaaaaaatcacacCATTCCTAATTTTATACTCCGTGTCAAAGATCACTTAAGGAGATTTCAAAAATAATGGAGATGTATGTAGTTATATGTCTGTGGACTTTTGATAAAACAACTTAAGTTGACTTAACAGTTTTTTTCTGTCAGCCCAAAATTACCtcctttttccgaaaattttccTCAATTAATCACAAAAGCCGTAGCTTGAAAACCATctttataaatttcaataaaatacaaaatttttctatcATAATTCAGTATTTATTTATCTCAAAGCAAACCGCCttaaattcacttaatttgaAGTCAGAAAGCGCTACAATAACTCAGAATCtgaacacaaattttaatttttttttaatattacagtgcactcgcggtaactcgaatagccgctaagtcgaacgacgtgctaactcgaacacattttttcccctattgacttctttgtaactcgaccaataaaaaagcgctataactcgaacaaaaaaacaaatttatttgtacacacattcttttcaaacatgtacattttgtacatagatacatatgtaatagtatatgtatataaattatatgtatactagtgtattgtccatatgaatatttcggcgttaatatcccgttagttttctgggaacaacatcttgcattgaccaaattgctttaaatttgtcatctgtagtgtatcagtgcacgtgagtaatggatcgtaaaaggttgaagtgtttaacattaaaagagagggctgaagtccttaacaaaattaaacgtggacgtagtgttacttctctagcgaaggaatatggggtagccaagtccaccataagtcttataaaaaagaaagataaggtaatttatggcttgcactaacgctaccggcaactataagcttaaacttctcgttattgacaaagcaagaaatcctcgtgttttcaaaaattttaactgtccggtggagtacaaaaattccaaatcagcctggatgacttcggcgattttcaaagactggtttcataattcgttcgtgccgcaggtaaaatccagattcattaaaacaatttttttaaccaagttaaatgactttaatatttaggtaagaaaatatttgaaagatgggggactacctgagaaggctcttcttctaattgataatgcccaatcacatcccaacgaaatcgaattaaagtccgagtatggtttaattttaactatgtttatgccgccgaatgcgacaccattgatccagccaatggactaaaatgtaattcgtataacgaaactatactacagaaattttctactggcttccattttcaacaatcgatcgaaaaatcgatatcgatgactgtttttttaacatagcacactcaattgataagtcgaacaaattcgataaatcgaacagcgcctgttttaattagttcgagttatcgcgagtgcactgtattttactttttcataaaacatttcatttcaagaattattttttGAGCATGTAGGTTGTAAGaaagttaataatattttaggCGAATGTATCCGCTGAAAACCGTTATCTTACACAAACAAGTCAAACAACTGAACGCATTCAGCGCTCTTGCGCTTTTCCTGCTCCTAAAACTTAAagtataatttcaataaatacttGGTGAAGCTTAAttgaattcagatttttttatgtattatattgttcaaggttttcaaataaattttccacAGATTGTATGGTATAAAATTATTAGTATcgaatattactttgaagaTCCATAAAGCGCCTAAGATTCtcaagtaaaaattatccacttagtacaacaaataaacacacacatacaattaAGTAATCTAAAAGTATTTCAACAGCTGTTAGAAGGGGCTATTCATGTAATTGTCTGCGAGCTTTTGTAACAAACTCCCTGCGCATAAATTAGTATCGTCTCTTATAAGCACCACATGCTTTCTGTCTCTCAACTATTACACTTTCAGTGTACAATTTTGAGTATTTGGAGAGTAGATATGTTcatttgtatgtgcatgtgtcaaaaaaatagatatatactTAGGTAGATACATTTGTATTTCTCCGATCTGTTCGATCAGTGCGCTTTCAAAGTCATAcgatttgattttccatttagtTTTGAAAGCACCGCGAAGGAATCAAATTGTTGGTTATTTGGAAAACTCGCAAAAGCGTGCCATCATAAGAACAACTAAAACGTATTCATAGCAGTTTAATTCAGAACACTGTGTAAGGTTAAAATAGGTGAGGGGTGGCATATCAGCGCAGAGTCAGAATATCGGTagcagttttatttgaaattaagcaGGTCGCTATAAATCTTGTATGTAAATGCGTAATTCTCAATTAGCGTTCCAGCGTGATTTTCTATtacattatttgcatttttttcctataatattatattaataaaacaaaataacgaCCAACTCAATTTTGACTAACATTCCAGAAGAAGAAACCGCACTCGAGCACATCATCAAATCACTGGAGAATCCGACAATGATATGCGAGGGTACACACTTCGATTCATACGTGCCACACACATTTGTCATATTTGGCGCTTCGGTGAGTGAAACTCAAAACTTGAAAaccttaaaacaaaattagcaATTCTCCTTTTTTGCTTCATAAAGGGCGATTTGGCCAAGAAGAAAATCTATCCAACCTTGTGGTGGCTCTTCCGTGACAATTTGCTGCCGAAACCAACTAAATTTTGTGGTTATGCGCGTTCAAAGCTTACTGTCGCCGACTTGAGGGCGAAATGCCATCAATACATGAAGGTACGCTTGGTTTGCTGAACACTTGGatggtttttctgtttttacattagtatttttttcttttgttttctttcaggTGCAACCACATGAGCAGGCCAAGTATGAGGAGTTTTGGCAATACAACTACTATGTAGCCGGTGGCTATGATCAACGCAGCGATTTCATTGCCTTGCGAGACCAATTGGAGCGATTAGACTGCCGTTGCGATTGTAATAATCGGTTATTTTATTTGGCTTTGCCACCATCCGTCTTCGAGCAGGTGACAGTGAATATCAAAGATATTTGTCAATCAGAATGGTAGGTGAACATATTGAAGTGGGGAAAAACTTGTTGTCGTATAGCGTTTTGAAAAAGGCACacacaatttttgtatttaattacaAACGAACTCTTAATTTTGTATGATCTGGCAAtgcacctaacctaacctaattcaAAGTTCAAATTAAGTCAATTGGCGCACCTGAATTATAACAATTTATaaggttttgagaaaaaaaaaacctgacCTTAGGCAAGAAAAACGTGAGAGGGCTGCATATTTCTGCtggaaaattttttgcaatttatgcaaatttattgTAATTCAGCGTTgtaaaaaggaaatataaagAACTTAGATGGGAGGAAGTAAGTAAATCTACTTTGAACTCTACGGAATGTGCATGGAGGACAAACTAAGACCAACTTCtttgatttttccatttttctcatTCCACTTCTAAGTTTCAATGTCTAAACTGTCTAGCCCTGAAATTTGTAAGTTCTTACCGGTCtacttttttgaatatttttctctcTCTTTGCAATTCGtcttaattttggtttaaaaGGAATGCGTGGGTGGATGAATTCGAGTCCACATTCCCACTATTGAACATTCTGTCCAGTGAGACAATGTATATTACTAGTCGGTGTACTGAAAATATCGTAGCTTCAGGTCAAAATAAACCGGAACTGAGAATTTGTCAGTCCAGATTGTGGGAAAGTTCGCATAAAGATCTTGGCTTACATCTTTGTAATACCAAATTTACTAAAGAAGCACATCTTCCTAATCATTTGACAAGTCTTGCTTTCGTTTAGAACTGCACGTTCTCAAGACAGTCGGGTCTACGAGACGGCTGCGAACACGACTTATATGCATCACTTCAGCAACATCTCCGAAAAGTTTGTGGGGTGCGGGTTTTCTATACAGCTACAACaacataatttctttttcaatattaaacaCTCTTTATAGTGTAACGGGAAGGTCtgctttgcataaaaaattcaaaaacttgatGCTGTTTGTTCTTTgattatccatttttttatattttatataactcATCCGCGGTTTGGTCATTCCATTAAAGTTTCCTTATTATATTTCCAGCGGCTGGAATCGCGTGATCATCGAAAAGCCATTCGGCCGTGACGATGCCTCTTCAAAGAAACTGAGCGATCATCTTGCTTCGCTCTTCCACGAGGAGCAAATCTATCGTATCGATCACTATCTGGGTAAAGAGATGGTGCAGAACCTCATGACCATACGTTTTGCCAATAAAATTCTCAACTCAACGTGGAATCGTGAAAATATCGCCTCGGTGCTTATCACATTCAAAGAACCCTTCGGTACGCAGGGACGCGGCGGTTATTTCGATGAGTTCGGCATCATACGAGACGTTATGCAAAATCACTTGCTGCAAATACTCTCGCTGGTCGCTATGGAAAAGCCAAGTTCCTGCCAACCGGACGATATACGTGACGAAAAAGTCAAGGTTCTAAAAAGCATTCCAGCACTCACATTAGACGACATGGTTTTGGGGCAATATGTAGGCAATCCAGAAGGAGAAGGTGAAGCCCGTGAGGGCTACCTAGATGATCCGACCGTTTCGAAAGATTCTAATACCCCAACCTATGCACAGGGCGTACTGAAAATTAACAATGAACGCTGGGAGGGTGTGCCCTTCATACTGCGTTGCGGCAAAGCGCTAAACGAACGCAAAGCCGTTGTGCGCATACAATATCGGGATGTGCCCGGCGATATCTTTGAGGGCAACAGCAAACGCAATGAGCTTGTGATACGCGTACAACCCGGTGAAGCGCTTTACTTCAAAATGATGACCAAGAGCCCCGGTATTACATTTGACATGGAGGAGACCGAATTGGATTTGACTTATGAGCACCGCTACAAGGACTCCTATCTGCCAGATGCCTACGAACGTCTAATTTTGGATGTATTCTGTGGCTCACAAATGCATTTCGTGCGTTCCGATGAATTAAGAGAGGCGTGGCGCATCTTCACACCTGTATTGCATGAAATTGAAAGAAGCAAAGTGAAACCCATACCTTACGTATACGGTTCGCGTGGTCCCAAGGAAGCAGATCAGCAGAAGTCAGATAATAACTTCAAATACTATGGCTCCTATAAGTGGCACGGAAAGAAATAGTGAGGGAGCGAATTGACAAAGGGTAGGGCTGCGGAGATGCAAAGTGGACCAATGACAATAATAACAGCGTAGAAAAGACAGTACACAACCAAATTGTGCAAGCAAATTAAAGTttgttgtatatgtatgtaagaataGCAATAGGTGCAATTGTACGTTTTTATATAATTAGTGCATGTGTATATGCACTCGTGGCATGTAATTGTTGTAATGAATGGATTGTGCGAGAAAACACTCAGCTTTGTGCTTGCAAaggctaatattttttttttataatttaagtacATATTTGGATTATggatttttaataagttttgaagaatttttaaaaatgaaatataaattaaatttgtctggagtagtgaaaagaaataaatgcgtgtttttgttttttgtcaaaaaaaattggcaCAGTCGGGTTTGGGCTACTAGAACGGAATTGTAACTGCCGTAGCATCcttcaaaacatttttgctgtaataacaaaaacaaaggttACAAGTTTCCTACTGGAAAGTGAAGTATGTAGATGCAGAGATTAAAAATACAGGGCGACAAAATAAAGTTGAAGCTTGAATTTAAAGTACAATATGAAacattttgagatattttaaaatagttttacttGGAATTTTGTATACCTTTCCAAGAGTCTATAATTTTCAGTGTAAACTCCGTCTtattattttaaactattttttaaaattaaaaaaaaaaaattattaaaaactgttttccAAGGATTGCCAATACAACCTTGTTGTCTCGAGCTCAAAACATCCAACGAAAGCTTTAATATTGTGGTACTCGTAGCGTTCATACATAGCCGAAAAATCACCACCAAAGAAGAAAATGTTGTCAACGAAAACACAAATACCACCCAACTGCGGAGCTCAATTCTCAACTGTTTTGCCTGTCAACGAATAGAAGCCAAAGGACCTTCGGGCTTGTTACAACGCATCAACGGAATAATGCATTAATTTTGTGAGTTTCATACTAAACTTCCGCATGTGGGGAAAAAAGGCTGCAAGagacagaaaaatgtgaaaaataataatttttttctaaaaggcaaggcatacatttttataaatagtggCTACGAGTGTAGGGCACATGAAGAAAGCGAAGGAAAGTGTGAAATTTGCGGTGGTTATGTGAAAATTGTTAATGAAaaattgggttggggaaaattCTCAAACACAGCAGCCGCAGTATAGTAGTGGAAAGCGAAAGCGTAAAGAGATGCGAGAGTAGACGTTTTTGTAAAAGTAGCGAAGTAAGAGAACGAGCGAAGGGGACAGTAGTTTAAAGCAGTGTGTGTTCAAAGCAAACGTGAATGTTTTATAAATACTATAAATGGGGAAAGGTAATTGGGATGTAAAGTATATAAGGGCAGGTTTCAGAagattgaaaatgaatttttgtggaaaaatagaaaatagaatataactGATagttaaaagtgaaaataaataatagtacaaGTAGAACAGTTAATTTACTGCTAGATACCTATTTgtgtaaataaagaaaaatcttaatttgaagaaaataaaaatattaatacacaaatattaaatatagaCTTCCAAAACAAAGAATactcttatttaaaaaaaaaaaattattaacacacaaatattaaatatagaCTTCCAAacactgtaaaaaaaaataattaaattaaaaagctaataatttataaaagtgcaaaatgtaaaaaaatacttaaattaacaaaatattgataggactatgaataagttcgtgcggttttttcgaaatttgaaactttattgacgtaaaatggttacaaatttaatattcaaagtattgtccatcgcttactactactttttcccatctttctggcaattcacggattctctttgtgaaaaattcggtcggttttgccgcaatccacgaatcgatccatttttttacttcatcgtaattacggaagtgctggtcagccaggacatgttgcatcgatcggaagagatagtaatcggatggcgcaaggtctggactatacggcgggtggggtaggacatcccatttgagcgtttctaagtatgttttgaccacttgtgcaacatgtggccgagcattgtcatgttgcaaaataactttgtcgtgtctatcggcgtattgcggccgtttttctcgcagtgctcggctcaaacgcatcaattgtcgtcggtagacatcctccgtaatcgtttcattcggtttcagtagctcataatacacaacacccagctggtcccaccagatacacagcataaccttcaggccatgaatattctgcgccgacgtcgatgttgaagcatggccaggg from Anastrepha obliqua isolate idAnaObli1 chromosome 2, idAnaObli1_1.0, whole genome shotgun sequence harbors:
- the LOC129236905 gene encoding glucose-6-phosphate 1-dehydrogenase isoform X2, translating into MICEGTHFDSYVPHTFVIFGASGDLAKKKIYPTLWWLFRDNLLPKPTKFCGYARSKLTVADLRAKCHQYMKVQPHEQAKYEEFWQYNYYVAGGYDQRSDFIALRDQLERLDCRCDCNNRLFYLALPPSVFEQVTVNIKDICQSECGWNRVIIEKPFGRDDASSKKLSDHLASLFHEEQIYRIDHYLGKEMVQNLMTIRFANKILNSTWNRENIASVLITFKEPFGTQGRGGYFDEFGIIRDVMQNHLLQILSLVAMEKPSSCQPDDIRDEKVKVLKSIPALTLDDMVLGQYVGNPEGEGEAREGYLDDPTVSKDSNTPTYAQGVLKINNERWEGVPFILRCGKALNERKAVVRIQYRDVPGDIFEGNSKRNELVIRVQPGEALYFKMMTKSPGITFDMEETELDLTYEHRYKDSYLPDAYERLILDVFCGSQMHFVRSDELREAWRIFTPVLHEIERSKVKPIPYVYGSRGPKEADQQKSDNNFKYYGSYKWHGKK
- the LOC129236905 gene encoding glucose-6-phosphate 1-dehydrogenase isoform X1 — its product is MATKHLKNHNKNELEEETALEHIIKSLENPTMICEGTHFDSYVPHTFVIFGASGDLAKKKIYPTLWWLFRDNLLPKPTKFCGYARSKLTVADLRAKCHQYMKVQPHEQAKYEEFWQYNYYVAGGYDQRSDFIALRDQLERLDCRCDCNNRLFYLALPPSVFEQVTVNIKDICQSECGWNRVIIEKPFGRDDASSKKLSDHLASLFHEEQIYRIDHYLGKEMVQNLMTIRFANKILNSTWNRENIASVLITFKEPFGTQGRGGYFDEFGIIRDVMQNHLLQILSLVAMEKPSSCQPDDIRDEKVKVLKSIPALTLDDMVLGQYVGNPEGEGEAREGYLDDPTVSKDSNTPTYAQGVLKINNERWEGVPFILRCGKALNERKAVVRIQYRDVPGDIFEGNSKRNELVIRVQPGEALYFKMMTKSPGITFDMEETELDLTYEHRYKDSYLPDAYERLILDVFCGSQMHFVRSDELREAWRIFTPVLHEIERSKVKPIPYVYGSRGPKEADQQKSDNNFKYYGSYKWHGKK